A region of Roseobacter litoralis Och 149 DNA encodes the following proteins:
- a CDS encoding LuxR C-terminal-related transcriptional regulator, protein MSGQSGLSQRELQIARSYAGGETYQTIADALCIAPSTVRTHLSTIYRKLEVSSKLELATCLNGEVQRPRNPSEMAAVVSELALSLEEAISREKALSEVLRIISASQGDLGAVMPSILTYALELCDAEFGILFEYQRNGRFHANHAVGIPKPFKTWLDDQGIFAASPHTGLGRMDELRAVINIIDVKSEAVYQTDDPLRYATADLGGARSFVAIPMLAGDSLVGAFTIYRQTVRPFSDDTTRLAQMFAAQSVIALENARMIRAIQAAHS, encoded by the coding sequence GTGTCTGGCCAATCAGGTCTCAGTCAAAGGGAATTGCAGATCGCGCGGTCTTATGCGGGTGGGGAAACCTATCAGACCATCGCGGATGCGCTATGCATCGCGCCGTCGACGGTGCGGACGCATTTGTCGACCATCTACCGCAAGCTTGAAGTCTCCTCGAAACTGGAGCTCGCAACCTGTCTGAACGGTGAAGTCCAGCGGCCCCGCAATCCGTCGGAAATGGCCGCCGTCGTTTCGGAGTTGGCGTTGAGCTTGGAGGAAGCGATCAGCAGGGAAAAAGCATTAAGCGAAGTGCTTCGGATCATTAGTGCGTCCCAAGGCGATCTTGGGGCGGTGATGCCATCGATCCTGACCTACGCACTAGAACTCTGCGATGCGGAGTTTGGCATCTTGTTCGAGTATCAGCGGAACGGCAGGTTTCATGCCAATCATGCTGTTGGAATTCCGAAGCCGTTTAAAACGTGGCTAGACGATCAGGGGATTTTTGCAGCCAGCCCCCACACCGGACTTGGCCGGATGGATGAGTTGCGGGCGGTCATCAATATCATCGACGTCAAATCCGAGGCAGTTTATCAAACGGATGATCCCTTGCGTTATGCAACCGCGGATCTTGGCGGGGCGCGATCTTTTGTTGCCATTCCAATGCTCGCCGGTGACAGTTTGGTTGGCGCCTTCACGATCTACCGCCAAACAGTGCGTCCGTTTTCTGACGACACCACACGGCTTGCGCAGATGTTTGCGGCCCAAAGCGTGATCGCATTGGAGAACGCCCGTATGATCAGAGCGATACAGGCGGCGCATTCGTGA
- a CDS encoding LuxR C-terminal-related transcriptional regulator produces MTEKPDETSILTTRENQIAADYAQGESYQQIADHLCLAPSTVRTHLATIYRKLGVSSKLELRDRLAPVATTLADLPIEHPNRPEKPSIAVLAFENMSGDQEQEYFSDGISDDIITALSRSPWLFIIARNTTFTYKGSSVDVRRVAEELGVRFVLEGSVRRSGERVRVTAQLIDGITGGHVWSERYDGQLEDVFDLQDEITRNVVASIQTTVHLSTIQEPVERASRRDLTVWELTMRSWHLLYDFTPESYAHAKTLLERALAIDPESAEANMLLSLINHHIAIMGFVPDVQPAMDAAYALARRATELDDRNEYAHWALGICCWGLLKYDESLAALKRAVALNPNCSLAYGSLGTLLGILGRSEEAITNQEIAIRSNPLDPSIFFRFSGLALAHYMAGRYATAIEWAERAIHRMPRWYFAHFVLAASHVALEHQEDAAIAVKSCQDVLPEIGVKDLYRVPLRDPDKLNELRVRLFRAGFS; encoded by the coding sequence GTGACCGAGAAACCCGACGAGACAAGCATACTCACCACCCGCGAGAACCAAATTGCGGCGGACTATGCACAAGGCGAAAGCTATCAGCAGATCGCGGATCACTTGTGTCTCGCGCCATCGACGGTTCGCACGCATCTGGCGACGATCTATCGCAAACTGGGTGTGTCCTCCAAATTGGAGCTGCGCGACAGGTTGGCACCTGTAGCAACCACGCTCGCTGATTTGCCTATTGAACATCCCAACCGGCCTGAGAAACCGTCCATCGCCGTGCTGGCTTTTGAAAACATGTCCGGTGACCAGGAGCAGGAATACTTCTCAGACGGAATCAGTGACGACATCATCACTGCCCTGTCGCGTTCCCCTTGGCTTTTCATAATCGCGCGCAACACCACATTTACTTACAAAGGTTCATCTGTCGATGTCCGCCGCGTTGCTGAAGAGCTTGGGGTTCGGTTTGTCTTGGAAGGCAGCGTTCGGCGATCGGGCGAGCGGGTGCGTGTTACTGCGCAGTTGATCGATGGCATAACAGGCGGGCATGTCTGGTCCGAACGCTACGATGGGCAGCTTGAGGACGTCTTTGACCTGCAAGATGAGATCACCCGCAACGTTGTGGCCTCAATCCAGACGACCGTGCATCTCAGTACTATTCAAGAGCCAGTCGAGCGTGCATCACGACGCGATCTGACCGTTTGGGAGCTGACAATGCGGTCCTGGCATCTGCTCTATGATTTTACGCCGGAAAGCTACGCCCACGCCAAGACCTTGCTGGAACGTGCTTTGGCGATCGACCCCGAGAGCGCCGAGGCGAACATGCTTCTTTCGCTGATCAACCACCACATTGCCATCATGGGATTTGTCCCCGACGTCCAACCTGCAATGGACGCCGCCTATGCGCTTGCACGGCGCGCAACCGAACTTGATGATCGCAATGAATACGCTCATTGGGCTTTGGGGATTTGTTGTTGGGGCCTGCTCAAATATGACGAGTCGCTCGCAGCGCTGAAACGTGCCGTTGCGCTGAATCCGAATTGCTCATTGGCCTATGGCAGTCTGGGCACCTTGCTGGGCATCCTTGGGCGCTCGGAAGAGGCCATTACCAATCAGGAGATTGCCATCCGCTCCAATCCTCTCGATCCAAGCATTTTCTTCCGCTTTTCCGGTCTTGCGCTGGCGCATTACATGGCTGGGCGTTACGCCACCGCAATCGAATGGGCAGAACGCGCAATCCACCGAATGCCAAGGTGGTATTTCGCCCACTTTGTCTTGGCCGCGAGCCATGTGGCGCTCGAACACCAAGAAGACGCGGCCATAGCCGTCAAATCCTGTCAGGACGTCTTGCCAGAAATAGGCGTCAAAGACCTTTATCGTGTTCCTCTCAGGGACCCCGACAAACTGAATGAGCTGCGGGTGCGTTTGTTCAGGGCAGGTTTTTCTTGA
- a CDS encoding HNH endonuclease has translation MSVWQDAAIQLDDLYSQDPTVARRQIKNQPQLLVLDGTRHRFFPIRRLADGIAGRKMNAQKSQAQEVQRYRHSLKSSGFREITEGEAEYTELLGDLVSLLRESFQERPSPSKKTFWVRDSIIREAILDAFLQYDEHGMPDGFGEARTWFVSHPITELPYPAKVIWGLATNKKGSEFISHRARDGLRKAGFECADLGNLVEPELLREGSIRETTNVRRERNPVARVLCIEHYRKKNDGRLICIVCGFDFAAFYGTLGEGFIHVHHLNPISEAEASRIVSPEIDLVPVCPNCHSMIHRGGQTRSIAEMREILG, from the coding sequence ATGAGCGTATGGCAGGACGCGGCTATTCAGTTAGATGATCTGTACTCGCAGGACCCGACTGTCGCTAGGCGTCAAATCAAAAATCAACCGCAGCTCTTGGTGCTTGATGGGACGCGCCACAGATTTTTTCCCATACGGCGATTGGCCGACGGCATCGCGGGCAGGAAAATGAACGCTCAAAAGAGCCAAGCGCAAGAGGTGCAGCGCTATCGACACAGTTTGAAGTCCTCAGGATTTCGGGAAATCACCGAAGGAGAAGCTGAATACACAGAACTGCTTGGCGATCTCGTAAGTCTTCTCAGAGAGTCGTTCCAAGAGCGCCCGTCACCTTCAAAAAAGACATTCTGGGTGCGCGACTCGATTATCAGGGAGGCTATTCTGGATGCCTTTCTGCAGTATGATGAGCATGGAATGCCTGATGGGTTCGGCGAAGCTCGTACCTGGTTTGTATCGCATCCTATAACAGAACTCCCATATCCAGCAAAAGTGATCTGGGGTTTAGCAACAAACAAGAAAGGGTCGGAATTCATCTCTCATCGGGCTCGGGACGGGTTACGCAAAGCTGGATTTGAGTGCGCTGACTTAGGCAATTTGGTCGAACCCGAGCTCCTTAGAGAAGGTTCTATCCGCGAAACGACCAACGTCAGGCGCGAACGCAACCCTGTAGCAAGGGTCCTTTGCATCGAGCACTATCGAAAGAAAAATGATGGACGACTAATCTGTATCGTTTGCGGTTTTGATTTCGCGGCCTTCTACGGAACCCTTGGCGAGGGATTCATACATGTCCATCACTTAAACCCCATCTCGGAGGCAGAGGCCTCCCGGATTGTATCACCTGAGATTGATCTTGTTCCGGTTTGCCCAAACTGCCATTCGATGATTCATCGAGGAGGCCAAACCAGATCGATCGCAGAGATGCGCGAAATTTTGGGCTAA
- a CDS encoding MvaI/BcnI family restriction endonuclease, whose product MGISTINHFRNLFNDVGVDRIFVKILASKQDNDKNQIVLASQLEGLINAFPVRETRLREPSSSTKKRKSAAGRPITEAHLNYFWLDQNGNRYHAPDTKLIEYFQYPEARLSGFIKGCEWAPAAIRRTKQAAFGKRILGIGANRAGEIFGLLLSERDDRLVSEFPELAPSGISGVLGILNVTGDTTATPQEQLTGELRAIVAAGWHASVRNKGGTLVPFKGNQGAGYTLEALLGVETNALKEPDAYGHEIKSFRGNKISLMTPTADMGAEGDLTFRDFMMTYGWDGKKDDGSRRFTGVHRAGKPSTSTRYQLEVSGLDLKSGEFSDKPDEIFVGITDPELGTFIGG is encoded by the coding sequence ATGGGCATTTCAACGATCAATCACTTCAGAAACCTATTCAATGACGTAGGCGTCGACCGGATATTCGTAAAAATTCTTGCTTCAAAACAGGACAATGACAAGAACCAGATTGTTCTCGCCAGTCAACTTGAAGGATTGATCAACGCGTTCCCCGTGCGCGAAACTCGCCTGCGCGAGCCGAGCAGCAGCACGAAGAAGAGAAAGTCGGCTGCTGGCCGCCCGATCACTGAGGCACATCTCAATTATTTCTGGCTCGATCAAAACGGCAATCGATACCACGCGCCAGACACAAAGCTGATCGAGTATTTTCAGTACCCGGAGGCGCGGCTGTCGGGGTTTATCAAAGGGTGCGAATGGGCGCCTGCCGCGATTCGCAGAACGAAGCAGGCGGCGTTCGGAAAACGCATTCTCGGGATTGGCGCCAACAGAGCGGGTGAGATCTTCGGGCTGCTTCTGTCCGAACGTGATGACCGGCTTGTTTCGGAATTCCCGGAACTGGCACCGTCCGGCATCTCAGGTGTTCTTGGCATTCTGAATGTCACCGGAGACACGACCGCGACGCCTCAGGAGCAATTGACCGGTGAACTTCGTGCAATTGTCGCCGCTGGCTGGCATGCATCAGTCCGGAACAAGGGTGGCACGCTCGTTCCGTTTAAAGGCAATCAGGGTGCCGGATATACACTGGAAGCCTTGCTTGGGGTTGAGACCAACGCACTCAAAGAACCCGATGCCTATGGCCATGAAATCAAATCCTTCAGAGGCAACAAGATCAGCCTGATGACTCCCACCGCAGACATGGGTGCCGAAGGAGATCTGACATTTCGCGACTTCATGATGACCTATGGCTGGGATGGTAAGAAAGACGATGGCTCCCGCCGCTTTACTGGCGTGCATCGTGCCGGAAAGCCCAGTACTTCGACAAGATACCAGCTTGAAGTATCCGGGTTGGATTTGAAAAGTGGTGAGTTCAGCGACAAACCTGACGAAATTTTCGTCGGGATCACTGACCCTGAGCTCGGCACATTTATCGGCGGCTAG
- a CDS encoding very short patch repair endonuclease: protein MAAIRGINTKPELLIRHGLHARGFRYRLHDSKLAGRPDLVLPRYRAVVFVNGCFWHGHDCPLFKWPKTREEFWRGKIGGNVERDQRNLAALKAAGWRVGIVWECVLKGKQRLQPTKVLGLLSEWIEGDTSACSIEGRGQETTDTLA, encoded by the coding sequence ATGGCGGCGATCCGGGGAATCAATACAAAACCCGAACTGCTCATCCGCCATGGGCTTCACGCTCGCGGGTTTCGTTATCGGCTGCACGATAGCAAGCTTGCAGGTCGGCCGGATCTGGTGTTGCCCAGATACCGGGCCGTGGTATTTGTGAACGGGTGTTTCTGGCACGGGCATGACTGCCCGCTGTTCAAATGGCCGAAAACCCGCGAGGAGTTCTGGCGGGGCAAAATCGGCGGGAATGTCGAACGGGATCAGAGGAACCTTGCGGCACTGAAAGCAGCAGGCTGGCGTGTCGGTATCGTTTGGGAATGTGTGCTGAAAGGGAAGCAGCGTCTTCAGCCCACAAAAGTCCTGGGCCTCCTTAGCGAATGGATCGAGGGTGATACATCCGCCTGTTCGATCGAAGGCCGGGGTCAGGAAACTACTGATACTCTCGCGTAG